TGTTCCAACATGTCATTCGTAGAGGGAACCTGATCTCCAACAGGTAATCCTCTGATCCGATTGGTGCCCACAGTCAACCATGTCCTTGGGCTGAGCCATGTCAAGGCAGCTACTTTCTCCCATCCATGATTCGACACCAAGAAGCCAAGCATTGGCAAGACAAAGCACCCTTGCGACCTGGGACAATAATGACGTTACAGTTCCCGAGAGTAATATTAATCAGCCTTCCTTCGCTTATGCTGATTTTACATGCAAAACTGTTTTCTTACATGCTGTGCTGACTGTTATAGAACCCGTTTTCCTAAACGCTCACCCACGATGTCGAAATGGCGTCGAACCAAAACAGCCCGTACGTCACGACCCGCGAACAGGCCGTTGTAGAAGCGTGGAGCCAGGGTTTCAATGTCGGAGCCGTTGTCATCCTTATTTTGCTCGTTCTATGTAACTATCGCAGAAAAACGCTACTGCATAAGCTTATTCTTGGTGAAGTATGATCGCCCTCTCCTTCTCCACACACTTGCGTTAATCATTGGCGACAGTTACTTCTTGCGCTCGGACACGGATTCTTTGCATTCTTTGAAGAGCCAGAATATGGATGGTACGAAGATAAAAGCGCGTTTTTGAACTACGCCTTACTAACGTATCAAAGGATCCTCAGCAGCACTGCAACTCTACTTTACATCTCATACTTCATCCACAATCTTATCGCCTGGCTAAAAATCCGACCGTTTCTCCCCAAATGGGGCGCACGAAGCTTCATCATCACATTGCTCGTGGTCCAACCCTATTGGATTCTCGAAACATGGGCAAACTTCCAATACCACAACCACCTTGGTAGTCGAATCTTTGACACATCAAGATTGCTCGAGCCGCTATTCAGAGACCCATGGTGGGTTTTCACAACGATCAAGTTGGTCATGGCTATTCGAGAGAACTACGAATTTACAATATCTGGCCTGATTCGCACAAGTCCACGTTTCGGAATTATGCtcttttgtcttcttctctcaATAATATTTCTGATTACTGATGTCATATTTATGATTGTGGTCTCCAAGAGGGGCGGAATGAATCCATTTTGGAGGGTGCGTTCTACTCACGATACGCTCCCAGCATTTACTgactttattattctagCTAGCCCTGGTATTCAAATGTGCATCCGATGTCATATTTCTCGACGATTTCAAGAGTGTTCTAGATCGAATATCTGAGTCGGCGATGAGAAAAATCACAACCTTCGAGTACAGAGATAATGCCTCGCCCTCGGTCCATCCACCAAGTTCTACCGATTTCTCGATGCCTGGATACAACCGCAAGACTTCACGGTTTGAATCGTCCTCTAGAGCAGAACTAGGATCGATCCTACGTCCGATAGGCTCAAGGGACGATGGGCACTATGAGTTTGCGGCAAATGGTAGTCAGATTTTTGCAGATGGAGTTCCACAGTGGCATGAAGAGAATGCCCAACATTCTGTTTGTCACGCCCCGCGCCAGAGAGGCGAGTCTCAAGATACTATGATGACAAGAGTGGTTGTGAGTGTTGGGAACCTACATTGATCATACCATTCTAATCTCGAAGCAGCGTGAACAACTAGGAGGATTACAGGATATCCCCATGGAGCCTGTCAAGGCAAGGACGAGGAATGACTAGTCACATTAAGATATTTAGCTCAAAAACCtatgaaaaaaaaaacaggtTTTCCGGTTACCACAGTTATATCTCTACTGTATGAATACAGGTTCCTTCCGAATCTAGTCCTGTTTGCCTATTTCCAATGCGATATTGAGAATACTTCTCGGCCACCAAGATCCTTTTGATCCTGCCGCACCCTCTTGTTGCCGACCCATATACTTTGTGATTCTGCCCAATTCACAAACTCCTATTCCACCGATCCACCAAACACCATCCAGAAGCATGACCAAAACAAGCCAGTGGGCAAATATGTCCATGGCAAGTCGAGAAGTCTCAGAAGAATCATCACTGTCGCACTGAATACCTTCATCGGGAACAGTGTCAGGTATGTTGTCAAGGGTCGATTGGACGATACTCAGGAATTCTGCTGGAACTCGATTGAGAAACCACATGATTGTTCGCCTTAGTGGTTTTGGTGGGGTTGAGAATGTGACTCGTGCCATGTAATTCCTCAACCAGGGCGACACATCAGAGAGCTGACTTAGAGCTGCCCAGTCGTTCTCCAAATCAATCTGAGATGTGTCGTAGTTGTCGTAGTCTGTTTCGAACAACTCACTCAAGATACTCCTCAGAGACTCCAAGGCGACAAGGCAAGCTTGAAACTCACTGCACTCCTCGGAGTCGTCTGAGGAAGTTAGATGTAGGGCAAATTGCAGCGTCTGCGCTTTTGTTTGTAACTTCTCCAGCGCCGCGCTATATGTGGCTGCAATGATAGGCATCAACAGAGTCTCCGTCTTTTGAGTTGGGCCATTTTCAGCCATGGGAACAAGCCCACTAATCGGATGACTCAGAGTTATCGCTGGAGGACTGGCAGTGAAATCATCCAAGATACTGAAGTCCTTGGTAGAGTGCAAAAGACCGGTATACGCCAAATGCGCTGCGCGAATGAGTGTCATCCAGTGCAGTTGCGCCGGAGCCAGATTCGTAATTGCATCCTGGCTACCCAGTGTATCAGACAGTTTGATCCGAACGGCGTGGTTTGCTGTTGCATAAAGTACCATAAGAGGTGCGTTTGCGACGACGTGGTCGTACTGGTTGGCGTTGGGGATATCAGCTTGCGTCTGACGAAGCGAGTCTCTGTGGTGCTCGTCCGCAAGAGCCAGAAGAGTTCTGACTTGGCCTTTGTCGGCAGGCTGTGTCGGCGGCTGGGAGAGTATATCGTGGCATTTTCTGACTGCTGCGAGTGCAAGAATGGAGCTCATCAAAGGTTTGCTTCGAAATGCCAGGTTTGGAAAGCCAACTTGGAGTGCGTATAGGTCCTCGTCATCATAGGCCATTGACCGAGCAGCATGCGACAAGTAGTAGCTGAAAAGCTCTAGTTCTGTTGCACCGAGATCCACAGACGGTGTAATACTTTGATGGGTGAGTATGTTGGCGCTGAACTCGTAGCTTGGAGTTGGCGCCAGGAATGGGGAGGAGATGCTGGATGTCGAATCATGACTGGAAGCAGTGGATTGATGGGGATCGGGACTCGGGACAGTAAGTCTTTGAGATTGACCCCAGGCGTTGTCTTTGTCTGACACGGGCGACCTCAGATTTCGGGACTTTGGCGGGCGAGGGTATTCACATGGAATGTCCTTATCAAAACACCGCGAACATTGGGGTCTTTGTTCGTCACACTGCGCATGTTAGTTTGTTTGTGCAATCGGAATGATGGTTTAATATTCTcaccttttttcttctttgtttACATCCCAAGCATCCATGTCGCGACTTTGTATGCGATCTTCTTGACCTGATTGTGTTGGGACTTGATGTTTGATGCGTGCTACGCGAAGGCGATTGTTGAAGGCAAgacatgttgttgttgaaagaTACATGGGTAATGGCAGTCAAAACTACTAGTGGATTGTAGGTTCTTTTAAGCTTGTGATTCCATGTCCAGTAGCAAACATCCCGCTTACTTTTGCATAGGGCGTGATCCACAACCATGCCGCAGTCAGACAATTTGATATAACTTTGGCCTTTGAAAGCAGGGCTACGTAATCCACTACAACATTGCCGGTCGGTGTGGACAACGCGCGGAAGCAGACTGCGCCTCGCTAGCTCAGCCCCCAGAATTTGGAATTGTTCTAGATGGAACAAGGGTGCCAATCAAGATTCAGATAATGCAGCTGGGCATATTTCCATTGACGAAAACTGATTAATGTGTCAGAATTGTGTCGCTGGATATATATCGGTGAGTCATTCTTCAGCTGCTGGAATCCCGACTTTTCAACCCCTTGGGCTGCCCGAGGATCTGCATGTAAGACGCGCTCTAGTCTAACCCCGAAAGGGTAGCTATCTCAGTCAGCACATCTTGCACGCGCCAGCGACACCCACGCTGCTGCCACAAGCGAATCATAAGGGGCAGAATTAGTAGGCCAACTGAGCATGTTTAGATCAGACTCCTTAggttctttattttctttaccctaagacttaggctAACCTTTTTGTTACAGGCCCTTCCGGTGCGAATACAGTAATAAAAATGATAATGACCTAGAGCTTATTGAGACCTATATCATAACATACAGCAATGAGGGTTGTGCTTAACGTCTTCAAATACGCGGGCCGGGGATTATTTACAATTCACCACTACTTTTCCTATGTTGATTAACATCGGTATTTGCAGTATATTATGACAGAAGGTTCATCTAGACATTCGGATATCAACCGTCTTTTCCACCCGATATCATGCCCAAAATTGATTGACCACATTTTTCTCCCAATGTGAGTATCGCAAATCGTCTTATCCAACTACCTTCTGGCTGCTTGGAAGAATCGTTGGCAATTTGAATAATGTCTGGTGGACAATGACCCTCGAGAAATATCTTTCTTTGTTGACTCTCACTTGGACTTTCCGGTGGGATCATGATGATACTTTGAAGTACAGCGGCGTCGCTAGCCGTCATATGTCTCAACACATCTTGCAGTAGTGTCTTTGGTAGGTAATAACCTCTACCCTGGTCGCTGAGTCCTTTTTGTGCGATGAGAAGTGTAGCACGGGCTTCTTTAGGATCCGTATCACCGACATCTAGATCAAACATTGTCGACGGATCCCCAGGCTCGACCTCGAGGTTTTCAAGCTTGTTCAGAGCAAGAAAGGCAAGCATAGAGAGGAATCGGGTAAGCATCATGTTGCCATATTCGAAGCTGTGCCGAAGGTAGTGAATGCGCAGAATAGTTTCAAACTGTCCCCTGCACTTGGATAAAGACTGACAAAGCTCATCATGGTTCAGATCGGATGGAAGTCGCGTGTGTTCTTGCCGTGCAAGAATCTCAAAAAGCTGAACAAGGACGTAAGAAAAATGTAGGCTGATCTCTTTGTTAGTATACCCAATTTACCTAGCCAACAGTGAAATAACGTACTAAATCTTGAGCTGTGACGGGAAAACAATTTCGGTTGGACCTAAACTTTCCGGTAAATTCTTCTGCCACAATTCCAACTTCTGAATGGCTTCGATAATTCTCATCGGCCCGTTCAACCTAAGTTCGCCTTCCGGAACCCCTTGGTGGATTGCCAACATGGCGTCGTTGAGGACAACGGCAAAGTCCATTCTAGCTTTGAACGTTGTACCTATCTGTAGAGGTATAAGAACTGAACTCGATGGATACTTGAGCCAAATCTCACCAAACCACTCAGGATCACGCTGTGGACTTGGCATCGAGTTTCTAGGCGGAGCTTTGAGGACTGGAACTGTCATGAATTGATAACTCAATGTGCTGACAAATTAGCTTGGGACTTGTGGGTGAAGATTGACCTACCACTGCCAGTGAAATAAAGACCATGCTGTAAGGTCGTAGGAATTCTTCAACTTCTTGTTCATGATATATGTCGTTGGTTCGAATAGCTCAAGCTCCTGAGCCATTTTGATGGCTTGGACTAGGTATGCCTTTGAAAGGGGATCCATGTCAAACATGTTGACCACAGAATTCAGCACCAGCGCGGCTTGTAAACTTGTCAAGCTTCGATCACGGATGGTTTCTAGTATCCATAGTCTGCGCGCTTCTTCCAAGAAGGCGTAACCAAGGCTGCGAGGATCCCAAAACGCTGCAGGCTCCGAGGTAAAGTTCCGACATTGCTTCGAATTGTTAGTAAAGATAAGGCTGGAGGAAGTAAGATGCTCATGAACTGACACATGCGACTGCAAGAACAGCATTAACAAGAAGTGGCGAACAAAATGTATTGGAACCGCTCAACATGTCATCCAAGAAGTAGTCCTTATGGAAAAATGTGAAACAGTCATATTCCTGGAGGAAATAAAATCGTAAGAGTTCCCTCATAGTGTTATCGCTGGCCTTGACAGACGTCCATCTGGAAGGTTCAATGTCGTCCAGCCTTGAATCAACAATCAATGCAGCGTGATGAGGTCTCAAGTAATGCGCCTTGTATCCTAGATCAGGCTCTGGTAATGTCGGGGATGCAATAAGGCTGGCATCGTCCCTATGACTCCACTCATGTATGAGAGATTCCATGAAAGGATTTGTTGCCTTTTGCAGATATCTCGGCATGAGCGGAGAATAGATGAATTGATATCGGGATCTTGTCTCAGGTTCGAGTTGCACTTGGCAAAGAAGATCAGCAGTCGTGAGTTGGCGCATCAAAGTTTCAGCATCCACACCGCTTCGAATCCGACGGACTATCTCGAGGGATTCGGCCTGTGATCGACTCTGAATAGCGCGATATACTATGAAAGCAGGATGTGACTCCAAGAGTGCATCGAACTTTTCTCGCAAGTCTGTGTCTTGTGTTTGTCTGTAGACGCATTCGATTTTACGGGATCGACATTGGGAGCAGAGTGGGCGGCCTCCATTGcactatcaatcaatcatcaGCCTCGAACTTCAAGATAATTATGCCTCAACTCGCCTTTATCTTCTTTTGTCGACATGGATCGCAAGCTATTGATACGGGTGCTCTTTTACGCGCCAAAGGTGCTGTTCTGTACGGATGATTGCTGACATTGTCGTCAACGGGAGGTGGTCGTGGAGCTGGTATCAAAGGTCGTAGATTGTCCACCGGATTTAACTCTAGTGCTGGCGAACTAGATACATCCGATGTTCTCGAATCAGTTTGAGAAGTCATAATTCTGCATCCCACGGTGATGAATGCAGGTTTGTTGAACTGCTTGGAAGGGGAAAGATATCAGTTCAAGCACGTGGAATGACATCACTCGAAACAACccctacctactaagtaCTAAGATCTCAACACTTTCATCTACTTGGAAATCTTTTTTTCTGACCAACTACAAATAGCGTCATCATGTCTCAAGCATGATGGGCTTGATGTGTCGCGGGTGATATCCATTGTAATGCTTAAATAAATCTCGATAGGTAGCCAATCGGGTTGGTGGTCTTGGTCTGTCTCGATTGGTGGTAGTATAGGTCCATTAAAATCTTTGTAAAGATATCTACTTAGTTTCAtatatacctacctaggcaaGTAGCATGTCAAAAGCTAAAGCTGTTAAGTTACAATGCCAAATGCCAAGTGCTAATgaaaataaaatagataAGTTGAATGCAGTAAACAGCGGCCGGGCTGTCAGTCCTTTCATCAATGTATCCCAGAGGGCGGCCGCTCCAGGTTtcaaagacgaaattagtaggccgaATCATGCTACTTAGACTAGAGtgttatttatttatattcatATCATAAAATTTAAAAGGCCATTGTTTCTGCTTTTAGCCTGTCAGTTTACAGTCTCAGCAAGTTGTTGTGAAGCTCTGTGCCAGCCATGCACCAACCAATAGCGTTGTCCTGTGCGACCTAGAAATCGAACACAGACTGGTCCTTGCTTATGCTACCATTTTGGACATATGGCGATGGTCTAAGCATGTCAGATCTGAAGATCACTGGGAGTCGACCTCAAAATCCATATATTTGCCTCCGCAAATATCAGATATTTTCCGAAAAAGGACATTTAATCGAAGGTAAGATCCAAGAAACCAGTAATGACTGTCATATCAGCCTTACATTGCATCTTAATGGCCTTGGGGAGACGACAAGATCCAATGGGCATTACACAGCGCCACTTGATGTACGCCATGGCATGACACTATTCCCAACAAGGTGGAACAGAGCGCTGTGGTCGAAGTGGGGGAAAAAGCCGCCTCTCGCTATTAGGTATATAAGATGGAGGAAATATGAACTTCAACTAAAAAGGGTTTTCGAATTTGATATTGTAGGCTTGCACAAAAATCAAACCTGTACTCAGTAGGCGCAATGCCAGGAGTTCCCAAAAGCAGAGGCTGTAATAACTGCCTcaagcaaaagaaaaaggtatCAAACTCGCCTTATCATGACGGATACTGACTGACTATTTTTAGTGCGATCAACAGAAGCCGGTTTGCTCAAGATGTACTCGACTTAACATCGCTTGCGAGGGTTCGGGGGAACGAAAGTATGTCTTCAAGTCGGTATCGTTTACAAAGTTGAAAAACGCCAGTCTTCGAAAATTGAGAAACAAGGAATCTCGAGACGTACCGAAGAATTGCGAAAATGAAGGGGTCAATATTGAGGAATAATTGAAATATTTGATGCTGAAGAACGTCCATATTATGATAACCGTACGGAAGGCAAGCCGACCAAAATCCAACTGAATACACTTTCATTATATCATCGATTCCTAACGCATATCCTATCCATATCAAGAACTGTTTGTGCTTAGAGAAGCATCGCACCGATGGCAACTCCAACGGCAGCAATAAAAGAACCCTTCATAGCCTGTGCAGCGTTGAGACTAACAACCGGGGTAGACGCTGGCTCCGTCGCTTGAGTTTTGGTAGTCGTCTGTGTCTGAGAGGGAATGACAGGGGCGACAGTGGTAAGCTCAGAGACAGTCGCTTCAACCATTCCGGAGGTGCTTGGCTCGGCAGCTTCGCTCTCGGTTGTGATCTGAGTCCCGACTTCAATAGCTGTACTGGTAGGTTCAGCATCGACACTGACGGCCTCGGTGGTTGCTTCAGCGGATGCAGTGGCAAGAGTAGTCGACGGTTTCCAGCATGAGAGGTACGATGTTCCACGGGTCTCGGTGCCAGAGTAGTTAGCGCATCCTGGTACGCCAGTCTTTACAGGGGCTCGACCACCGCCGCAATCAAGAGGATCGCAAATCATGCCATCATCAGGGTCAAACCAGTGAACGATTTTATCTTCGCATGTAGTGAAGCTGTGTGTTGAGCAGCCGAATCCGAGTGCTTGCTCAGCGAGCATGAGCACGGGGAGGGCCGAGAGAAGAGTAGTCTTGACCATTTTGGAGGTTTATAGAACGAATGTGAAGTCTAAGCGAGTGACTGGTGATTAAGGATTGATGTTTAGCAGTTCAAAACGGCGGAGCAAATTGATTATAAGCTATAACCACGCCGCAGGGCGAGGCAAATTAATGACACGTTGTGAATTTACCGGTGACTCAACAAACGGTCAGCCGTAACGTTGTAACCTGCATAATTTGTCGTATCGTGCTGTTAGCCGCTGACATGATGCCTTCAGCCTTAAATGAACCATGTTTTTAAATTATCGTGTGAGAAGCAAGAGCTGTCATTGGTTGCCAAGGCTCGTGATCATATCACTGTGCCGTTTCTTCCTAGGTACCCCTGAGATAGGCCTCAAAGTATCACacaaattggccgctggaagcataagagacgaaattaatagTGCaatttatgctccttagactatggttcttagactacttatttttataccctaagaGTTAGGAAGTTATTTCTTCAGTTACCTACTAGATGGGTTAGAAACTTGGCCTGACCAAATTCTTAAGATACATGGATATAATGACAGTCTTCTTGATTGGCAGGTTATAGAGTAATGGATCATTATCGTGACATGGAAATCGCGACTTTGACAATGCGGTCATCTCCGATACCGGACGGACCATCTATATTCCGGCGGGGTGGCTGCATTTGCGACTCATTGTTGGTTCATTCCCTAACTATTTCGACGAGGGGCACCCgagatttttattttcccAAGCATCAACAAGCAAACAAAATGGCTAGCGATTCGACACATACGCAATCACAAGTCTACCTCTCCACAAGAGGTGGTGACTACGGTGTATGAGACTATCGATTCCCACCCCGTGAACAACCCGCTAACCGTAGAAGCTCTCCTTTGAGACCGTTGTCCTAAAGGGATTGGCTGCCGATGGCGGTCTTTTCCTCCCTCATGAAATTCCTGCTGCGACGGAATGGGTGCGTACAATTTCTAAAAAGAAGTTCTGGTAACAACACTAACAAAACTAGCAAAGCTGGAAAGACCTCTCATACCAGGAATTGGCTTTCCAGATCTTTAGCCTTTACATCTCCCGAAGCGAAATCCCCGCCGAAGACCTACAAGGCATCATCAATCGAAGTTACTCGACATTCCGCGCACAAGAAGTCGTCCCCCTCGTCCAATTGAAGGACAATCTACACCTCCTCGAGCTTTTCCACGGACCTAGCTACTCTTTCAAGGATTGCGCTCTGCAGTTCCTCGGTAACCTCTTTGAATACCTCCTCACACGAAAGAACGAGGGCAAGGAGGGCAAGGACCGACACCATTTGACTGTTGTTGGCGCGACCAGTGGTGATGTGAGTCACTAGTGGCCTGATGTGGTACTGTTCTAACAACTTTAGACCGGATCCGCTGCTATCCACGGTCTTCGAGGAAAGAAGGATGTGTCTGTTACCATCCTACACCCCAAGGGCCGCGTCAGTCCTATCCAGGAGCTTCAGATGACTACCTGCACTGACGCCAACGTTCACAACCTTGCTGTTACTGGCACATTTGACGATTGCCAGGTATGTTCAACGCGTTGTCAATAAGACCCCGCTAACCGGATGACAGGATATTGTCAAGGCTCTCTTTGGCGACCCCGAGACCAACGCCGACCTCAAGCTTGGCGCTGTCAACTCCATCAACTTTTCCCGAATCCTCGCTCAGATCGTCTACTACTTCCACTCATACTTCTCCCTTGCTAGAAAGGACCCCAACTTCAAGGTTGGCGACAAGGTTCGCTTTGTTGTGCCTACCGGAAACTTTGGCGACATCCTGGCTGGATACTTTGCCACCCGCATGGGTCTTCCCGTCGACAAGCTTGTTATCGCTACTAATGAGAACGATATTCTTGATCGATTCTGGAAGACTGGAAAGTACGAGAAGCAGCCCGCCAAGGGCCCCGAGGCTGAGGGTGGTCTTGAGGTTGATGGCGTCAAGGCTCACGAGGATGGCGTCAAGGAAACTCTCAGCCCTGCTATGGACATTCTAGTGTCAAGTAACTTTGAGCGTCTTCTCTGGTTCTTGGCCTATGAGTTTGCCGAGACTGTTGGCATGGATGTCGAGTTCAACCGAAAGCAAGCTGGTCAAGAAGTTGCTACTTGGCTCAAGGATCTCAAGAACAAGGGTGGTTTCGGTCCTGTTTACGTCGACGTCCTCAACAGCGCTCGCAAGACCTTTGAGAGCGAACGCGTCAGCGACCCTCAGACTCTCGAGACGATCAAAGATACCTACCAGAAACTTGGATATGTTCTCGACCCTCACTCCTCTGTCGGTATCACCGCTGCTCTCCGATCCGCTGAGCGCGCCGAGACCAACATTCCTCACATCTCTCTGTCCACTGCTCACCCTGCCAAGTTTGCCGGTGCCGTCGAGCTCGCtctcaaggatgagaaggACTTTAACTTTAACGAAAAGGTTCTTCCCGAGGAGTTTGTTGGACTTGAAAAGTTGCCCAAGCGAGTTTCTGATATCTCAAATGACTGGAAGGCTGTGAGGGAGCAGGTTAAGAAACAGGTTGCGGAGGAACTTGGCGGACAGCAATAAATGtaagatgagatgaaaaggTGTTGATTTCGGGTTCTGCGTATTTAGAGACGGTAAAAATGATTGAAAGATGAATTGGACATACTTATGAGACTGAGCAGAGGCTTTGTGAAATGGAATGATATGTTAATATATAGGTCTCAATAGGCTCTAGGTGATTATCATTTCTATTATGATAATAGGTTGTTCGATCTCGCCAACGGCCTCACAATATAGATT
This Fusarium poae strain DAOMC 252244 chromosome 3, whole genome shotgun sequence DNA region includes the following protein-coding sequences:
- a CDS encoding hypothetical protein (SECRETED:SignalP(1-21)), with the translated sequence MVKTTLLSALPVLMLAEQALGFGCSTHSFTTCEDKIVHWFDPDDGMICDPLDCGGGRAPVKTGVPGCANYSGTETRGTSYLSCWKPSTTLATASAEATTEAVSVDAEPTSTAIEVGTQITTESEAAEPSTSGMVEATVSELTTVAPVIPSQTQTTTKTQATEPASTPVVSLNAAQAMKGSFIAAVGVAIGAMLL
- a CDS encoding hypothetical protein (TransMembrane:1 (o501-525i)), with translation MYLSTTTCLAFNNRLRVARIKHQVPTQSGQEDRIQSRDMDAWDCDEQRPQCSRCFDKDIPCEYPRPPKSRNLRSPVSDKDNAWGQSQRLTVPSPDPHQSTASSHDSTSSISSPFLAPTPSYEFSANILTHQSITPSVDLGATELELFSYYLSHAARSMAYDDEDLYALQVGFPNLAFRSKPLMSSILALAAVRKCHDILSQPPTQPADKGQVRTLLALADEHHRDSLRQTQADIPNANQYDHVVANAPLMVLYATANHAVRIKLSDTLGSQDAITNLAPAQLHWMTLIRAAHLAYTGLLHSTKDFSILDDFTASPPAITLSHPISGLVPMAENGPTQKTETLLMPIIAATYSAALEKLQTKAQTLQFALHLTSSDDSEECSEFQACLVALESLRSILSELFETDYDNYDTSQIDLENDWAALSQLSDVSPWLRNYMARVTFSTPPKPLRRTIMWFLNRVPAEFLSIVQSTLDNIPDTVPDEGIQCDSDDSSETSRLAMDIFAHWLVLVMLLDGVWWIGGIGVCELGRITKYMGRQQEGAAGSKGSWWPRSILNIALEIGKQD
- a CDS encoding hypothetical protein (TransMembrane:5 (o20-38i50-67o73-93i105-123o184-208i)) — its product is MASNQNSPYVTTREQAVVEAWSQGFNVGAVVILILLVLCNYRRKTLLHKLILGELLLALGHGFFAFFEEPEYGWILSSTATLLYISYFIHNLIAWLKIRPFLPKWGARSFIITLLVVQPYWILETWANFQYHNHLGSRIFDTSRLLEPLFRDPWWVFTTIKLVMAIRENYEFTISGLIRTSPRFGIMLFCLLLSIIFLITDVIFMIVVSKRGGMNPFWRLALVFKCASDVIFLDDFKSVLDRISESAMRKITTFEYRDNASPSVHPPSSTDFSMPGYNRKTSRFESSSRAELGSILRPIGSRDDGHYEFAANGSQIFADGVPQWHEENAQHSVCHAPRQRGESQDTMMTRVVREQLGGLQDIPMEPVKARTRND
- a CDS encoding hypothetical protein (BUSCO:22293at5125) codes for the protein MASDSTHTQSQVYLSTRGGDYGLSFETVVLKGLAADGGLFLPHEIPAATEWQSWKDLSYQELAFQIFSLYISRSEIPAEDLQGIINRSYSTFRAQEVVPLVQLKDNLHLLELFHGPSYSFKDCALQFLGNLFEYLLTRKNEGKEGKDRHHLTVVGATSGDTGSAAIHGLRGKKDVSVTILHPKGRVSPIQELQMTTCTDANVHNLAVTGTFDDCQDIVKALFGDPETNADLKLGAVNSINFSRILAQIVYYFHSYFSLARKDPNFKVGDKVRFVVPTGNFGDILAGYFATRMGLPVDKLVIATNENDILDRFWKTGKYEKQPAKGPEAEGGLEVDGVKAHEDGVKETLSPAMDILVSSNFERLLWFLAYEFAETVGMDVEFNRKQAGQEVATWLKDLKNKGGFGPVYVDVLNSARKTFESERVSDPQTLETIKDTYQKLGYVLDPHSSVGITAALRSAERAETNIPHISLSTAHPAKFAGAVELALKDEKDFNFNEKVLPEEFVGLEKLPKRVSDISNDWKAVREQVKKQVAEELGGQQ